The Lucilia cuprina isolate Lc7/37 chromosome 5, ASM2204524v1, whole genome shotgun sequence genome includes a window with the following:
- the LOC111677084 gene encoding trichohyalin, translating to MEYNILKHMRQRHHHQHHNRASQPTHHFLTVKFYLAIVLIITLHCTDVLGSTLGSKCQHDMDCTDFIKGSSCSAQGYCECAPYYVQYNTTTCLSSQLLGGDCTLNEQCTMKVANSSCLDGACRCVEGFLQFRKHTCLGPAPPGSVCYSHAHCQMFHARTHCDFLIPNLFGRCQCTAPAKLKAGMCVDNTIEEVQAPVAQTTTTTTPAPVKETEAPLHLEQEPEIVVTHSPILADPIIEEHSVQVDPVKQQFQQELEETSNVSVEEQEWEDDRDIVHPTSKTPIELHDDTATHYEPLTPAQTEEHHADEATETQQYVPNVTDDYPYKIEEEENHTDALKQEQAEEHMSETDMQEEEHNEEYGDVVDNTMNFDYEAAQQEMEDNLEHEHDGEEHEQETVQKLEHEVEQEQVQSQEVEELDRHEEETEHEQEQVDNQEQELEHEAQQEHEEVSEVEQHQDHVENPETEQEQQVHEEEHNQIHQEHEDKQDSEDEQNQQQEEHEQIEESAQEHDENSVSEHEQIHEQIDNLEHEQEEHIEQLEQEPEQHQESEQEQVDIQESEQQQEENHKELEAENQKEPEHTQDTEQEHVENQELNQQPENEPEQEQTLDSELEHNESLEGGHESDAEQVQETHHEEEYAENPEQVNESEEEHVENQEKVSEQSHLHEHYQESEQGQEHVEAAYEEESEDVHDTVLEQEQVEETVQEQEEDHESAYEKESENVHQPEEEQNYEANQLPEEPESEIHELEGEQEHVDHQQQSETESEIHEQEQELEENHKEQFEQEHSEEAQPEQESEHEHYQEQETEHNIEQQSDEDHDEITEHNETEEQQTVVQQNEEHDEQDHIVEQDHIEELDHIISDNNEINNIPPKQQQQDNQEESLNESLNLQSITNEIHHDQTDEVVAENESVQNENEATTQQQQPEAVMMANDEVITTQSAVLEEEVKNVPEAEIDLNISQDEQQQHVASSTVDESVVNDDKIADNEEEKLVDQQIVENNTAGQIADTNETEEEQQQEEEMLQETTEKMPEVDNHTDNDAENSDHHVFEDFKNQQENKQNEISTEQTIETDQINQDVNDTEQHEPVEQIEEEHHEYIPLDEKHLEEEQPVTLANIEEAQDQIAEEQTIVEEVLPNETDNEMKNEESNHIPQEAMTVQHQYLEKESATEIAEEEQKPQEAVVAVHEDKEQEQEVVTESSLEDLKPINNAIEEDEEHKKETVQEENQENFFQMNSEDVASLEQSENPETFNQDEESFGEIIENNEQPGVNFDSNENSVISENVEPSAQHEETVMEDLAESTTLSTDKKQEDEIADNLEHVNQQTVVVEETNQDAEKAVEDNEQHEAVNVENEEDQHKEEEEHPSDISEDEQHEETEHMAESSNVNDAEIETIFSNEDIPQVTESPTESDNAPSETVQEIEEPTPTLADRIDDDANDNEVSENAPLEETVNQNAAPNQDSIEDNEVPQGEQTESEENVYVNQPQNSYFNQDEIIDSVRPANEGFKESESISDILNNLMKEEVTLQPEYGQESDFNDHLENMHESDVADLLAEDTNISEESVMSQQLPTQDSTEAPIDPEDKLITFYPDMQEVQPVQQLPITSQEEQQQQESVEQQQEEASGDDEKTYEHDNEIEKTDEEHHTLSPLDLPFDTSVDYEPQQFEADNLVVETTTIAPNHLKMEENNEQTETTTSAGAIEELTTQTMLNLASRVTLMEPAAPIATTLRPLMSLNANDEVTAEPSIDAPIMESLLTTKPTTEIRKRVELSLEAVSLGLSCSNDKQCQLADPNTICNARGVCDCSANAYSSQVQNDASAAQCGAERTGCAPGTFQCRSSGVCISWFFVCDGRSDCNDASDEECTFNTRLNQTCPSQAFQCGQSGRCISRAALCDGRKQCPHGEDEIGCTALKSEDSCPPHTFRCKSGECLPEYEYCNAIISCRDGSDEPPHLCGSRSMPNFFLQLLTAGGLMNKNIDNNAYCPHRCSNGRCRSTAIVCSGRDGCGDGTDEQTCSVCRCPAVNYDKPAINVSEFLARHRPMPLW from the exons ATGGAgtacaatatattaaaacacaTGCGACAAaggcatcatcatcaacatcataatCGGGCCTCACAACCCACACATCATTTTTTAACGGTTAAATTCTACTTAGCG ATAGTGTTAATTATAACATTACACTGCACAGATGTGTTAGGTTCAACACTTGGTTCGAAATGTCAACACGATATGGATTGTACAGATTTCATAAAGGGTTCATCATGTTCGGCCCAGGGTTACTGTGAATGTGCACCTTATTATGTACAATATAATACAACAACATGTTTATCtt CTCAACTTCTGGGTGGTGATTGTACTCTCAACGAACAGTGTACCATGAAAGTGGCCAACAGCAGTTGCTTGGATGGTGCTTGCCGTTGTGTAGAAGGTTTCTTACAGTTCCGCAAACACACATGTCTTGGAC CTGCTCCACCTGGTTCTGTCTGTTACAGTCATGCCCACTGTCAAATGTTTCATGCCCGCACCCATTGTGATTTCTTAATTCCCAATCTTTTCGGTCGTTGTCAATGTACCGCTCCTGCCAAACTTAAGGCTGGTATGTGTGTAGACAATACAATTGAAGAAGTTCAGGCTCCAGTAGCCCAAACCACCACTACTACAACACCAGCTCCTGTTAAGGAAACTGAAGCTCCTCTACATCTAGAACAAGAACCAGAAATTGTAGTTACCCATTCTCCGATTTTGGCCGATCCCATAATAGAAGAACATTCAGTACAAGTTGATCCCgttaaacaacaatttcaacAAGAACTCGAAGAAACATCCAATGTTTCAGTAGAAGAACAAGAGTGGGAAGATGATAGAGATATTGTGCATCCCACATCCAAAACTCCCATTGAATTGCATGATGATACGGCAACACACTATGAACCCTTAACACCCGCTCAAACTGAGGAACATCACGCTGATGAGGCTACAGAAACTCAACAATATGTTCCTAATGTTACTGATGATTATCCCTATAAAATTGAAGAGGAAGAAAATCATACAGATGCCCTAAAACAAGAGCAGGCTGAAGAACATATGTCAGAGACTGACATGCAAGAAGAGGAACATAATGAAGAATATGGCGATGTGGTAGATAATACTATGAATTTTGATTATGAAGCTGCCCAACAGGAGATGGAAGATAATTTAGAACATGAACATGATGGTGAAGAACACGAGCAAGAAACTGTACAAAAGCTGGAACACGAAGTCGAACAAGAGCAAGTTCAGTCTCAAGAGGTAGAAGAGTTGGACAGACATGAAGAAGAGACAGAACATGAACAAGAGCAAGTTGATAATCAAGAGCAAGAACTGGAACATGAAGCTCAACAAGAACATGAGGAAGTTTCCGAAGTAGAACAACATCAAGATCATGTAGAAAATCCtgaaacagaacaagaacaacaaGTTCATGAAGAAGAACACAATCAAATCCACCAAGAACATGAGGATAAACAGGACTCTGAAGATGAACAAAATCAACAGCAAGAAGAACACGAACAAATTGAAGAGTCAGCCCAAGAGCATGATGAAAATTCTGTTTCAGAACACGAGCAAATTCATGAACAAATTGATAATTTAGAACATGAGCAAGAAGAGCATATAGAACAGCTTGAACAAGAACCAGAACAACATCAAGAGTCCGAACAGGAACAAGTTGATATTCAGGAATCAgagcaacaacaagaagaaaacCATAAAGAACTTGAAGCAGAAAATCAGAAAGAACCAGAACACACACAGGACACTGAGCAAGAACATGTCGAAAATCAAGAATTAAACCAACAACCAGAAAATGAGCCCGAACAAGAACAAACTCTAGACTCTGAGCTGGAACACAACGAAAGTCTAGAGGGCGGACATGAATCAGATGCTGAACAAGTGCAGGAGACTCATCATGAAGAAGAGTATGCTGAAAATCCTGAACAAGTTAACGAATCTGAAGAAGAACATGTTGAAAATCAAGAAAAAGTATCGGAACAATCACATTTACATGAACATTATCAAGAATCAGAGCAGGGACAAGAACACGTGGAAGCCGCATACGAAGAAGAATCAGAGGATGTTCATGACACAGTCTTGGAACAAGAACAAGTTGAGGAAACAGTACAGGAACAGGAGGAAGATCATGAATCAGCATATGAGAAAGAGTCAGAGAATGTTCACCAACCAGAAGAGGAACAAAATTATGAAGCTAATCAGTTACCAGAAGAGCCAGAAAGTGAAATTCATGAACTAGAAGGAGAACAAGAGCATGTGGATCACCAGCAGCAATCGGAAACAGAAAGCGAAATTCACGAACAAGAACAGGAGCTTGAAGAAAATCATAAGGAACAATTTGAACAAGAACATTCGGAAGAAGCTCAACCAGAACAAGAATCTGAACATGAACATTATCAAGAGCAAGAGACAGAACATAATATTGAACAACAATCCGATGAAGATCATGATGAAATTACAGAACATAACGAAACTGAAGAACAACAAACTGTTGTGCAACAAAACGAAGAGCATGATGAACAAGATCATATTGTTGAACAAGATCATATCGAAGAACTAGATCACATAATCTCTGACAATAATGAAATCAACAACATACCAcccaaacaacagcaacaagacAATCAAGAAGAAAGTTTAAATGAATCATTAAATTTACAATCAATAACAAATGAAATTCATCATGATCAAACCGATGAAGTTGTAGCGGAAAATGAAAGTgttcaaaatgaaaatgaagcaaccacacaacaacaacagcctGAAGCTGTGATGATGGCAAATGATGAAGTTATTACCACACAATCGGCTGTACTTGAGGAAGAAGTTAAAAATGTACCAGAAGCAGAAATCGATTTAAACATTAGTCAAgacgaacaacaacaacacgtTGCTTCTTCGACTGTTGATGAGTCGGTTGTCAATGATGACAAGATCGCAGACAATGAGGAAGAGAAACTTGTTGACCAACAAATTGTTGAAAACAATACTGCGGGCCAAATTGCGGACACTAACGAAACAGAGGAAGAACAACAGCAAGAAGAAGAAATGTTGCAAGAAACCACAGAAAAAATGCCTGAAGTAGATAACCACACTGATAACGATGCTGAAAACTCTGATCATCATGTGTTTGAAGATTTCAAAAATcaacaagaaaataaacaaaatgaaatttcaacTGAACAAACCATAGAAACTGACCAAATTAATCAAGATGTTAATGATACTGAACAACATGAACCTGTTGAACAAATAGAAGAGGAACATCATGAATATATCCCATTAGATGAGAAACATTTGGAAGAAGAGCAACCTGTTACTTTGGCCAACATTGAGGAAGCTCAAGATCAAATTGCAGAAGAACAAACTATTGTAGAAGAAGTTTTACCTAATGAAACTGACAATGAAATGAAGAATGAGGAAAGTAATCATATTCCTCAAGAAGCTATGACAGTACAGCATCAATATTTAGAAAAGGAATCTGCAACTGAGATTGCAGAAGAAGAACAAAAACCCCAAGAAGCAGTCGTGGCCGTGCACGAAGAtaaagaacaagaacaagaagTTGTCACTGAATCCTCTTTGGAAGATTTGAAACCCATTAATAATGCAATTGAAGAAGATGAAGAACATAAGAAAGAAACTGTTCAAGAAGAAAACCAGGAAAACTTTTTCCAAATGAACTCGGAAGATGTAGCATCTTTAGAACAATCAGAAAACCCAGAAACATTCAATCAAGACGAAGAATCTTTTGgtgaaattatagaaaataatgaacAACCAGGAGTCAATTTTGACAGTAATGAGAACTCGGTAATAAGTGAAAATGTAGAACCCTCTGCTCAACATGAAGAAACTGTGATGGAAGATTTGGCAGAATCCACAACTTTATCCACAGATAAAAAGCAGGAAGATGAAATTGCAGATAATTTAGAACATGTTAATCAACAGACTGTAGTTGTTGAAGAAACTAACCAAGATGCTGAGAAAGCTGTGGAAGATAATGAACAACATGAAGCCGTTAATGTGGAAAATGAAGAGGATCAACATAAAGAGGAAGAAGAACATCCTTCAGATATCAGTGAAGACGAGCAACACGAAGAGACTGAACACATGGCAGAATCATCAAATGTAAATGATGCAGAAATCGAGACAATTTTCAGCAACGAAGATATACCACAAGTTACCGAATCACCAACTGAAAGCGACAATGCGCCATCTGAAACAGTTCAAGAAATTGAAGAACCAACTCCCACATTAGCTGACAGAATTGATGATGATGCTAATGATAATGAAGTGTCAGAAAATGCGCCTTTGGAGGAAACTGTAAACCAAAATGCTGCTCCCAATCAAGACAGCATTGAAGACAATGAGGTGCCACAAGGTGAACAAACTGAAAGTGAAGAAAATGTCTATGTCAATCAACCACAAAATAGTTACTTTAACCAAGATGAGATAATTGATTCTGTCAGACCTGCAAATGAAGGATTCAAAGAAAGCGAATCTATAAGCGATATTCTAAATAATCTTATGAAGGAAGAGGTGACCCTACAACCCGAATATGGCCAAGAATCTGATTTTAATGATCATTTAGAAAATATGCATGAAAGTGATGTAGCTGATCTCTTGGCAGAAGATACAAACATCTCTGAGGAATCAGTGATGTCGCAACAACTGCCAACTCAAGACTCTACCGAAGCACCCATTGATCCAGAAGATAAACTTATAACTTTCTATCCCGATATGCAAGAAGTGCAACCAGTTCAACAATTACCCATCACAAGCCAAgaagaacaacagcaacaagagTCTGTcgaacaacaacaagaagaagCTTCTGGAGATGATGAGAAGACATATGAACATGATAATGAAATCGAAAAGACTGACGAAGAACATCATACCTTATCGCCCTTAGATTTGCCCTTCGATACATCGGTTGATTATGAGCCACAACAATTTGAGGCTGATAATTTGGTAGTGGAAACTACCACAATTGCACCTAATCACTTGAAGATGGAGGAGAATAATGAACAGACTGAAACCACTACCTCAGCTGGAGCTATTGAGGAATTGACTACACAAACTATGTTGAATTTGGCGAGTCGTGTTACGCTTATGGAACCAGCTGCTCCTATAGCCACAACTTTAAGACCTTTAATGTCATTGAATGCTAATGATGAGGTAACAGCCGAACCCTCTATTGATGCTCCCATTATGGAAAGTCTATTAACCACAAAACCCACTACAG aaattcgCAAACGTGTTGAATTGAGTTTGGAAGCGGTTTCCTTGGGTTTATCTTGCTCCAATGATAAACAATGTCAACTGGCCGATCCTAATACAATTTGTAATGCTCGTGGTGTTTGTGATTGCTCCGCTAATGCCTACTCCTCTCAAGTGCAAAACGATGCTTCGGCAGCTCAATGTGGTGCCGAAAGAACAGGTTGTGCTCCTGGTACTTTCCAA tgTCGCTCTAGTGGCGTTTGCATATCTTGGTTCTTTGTCTGCGACGGCCGTTCTGACTGTAATGATGCATCCGATGAGGAATGTACTTTCAATACACGCCTCAATCAAACCTGCCCCAGTCAAGCTTTCCAATGTGGTCAAAGTGGACGTTGTATATCACGAGCAGCACTCTGTGATGGTCGCAAACAGTGTCCACATGGTGAAGATGAAATAGGCTGCACTGCTTTGAAATCGGAAGACTCCTGTCCACCACACACCTTCCGTTGTAAGAGCGGTGAATGTTTGCCCGAATATGAATACTGTAATGCCATTATATCGTGCCGTGATGGCAGTGATGAACCACCACATTTGTGTGGGTCCCGCTCAATGCCCAATTTCTTTTTGCAACTTTTAACCGCTGGTGGTTTGATGAATAAGAATATCGATAATAATGCCTATTGCCCACACCGATGCAGTAATGGTAGATGTCGTTCAACAGCCATAGTATGCTCGGGTCGTGATGGTTGTGGTGATGGTACAGATGAACAAACCTGTTCAGTGTGTA GATGCCCTGCCGTTAACTATGATAAACCTGCCATCAATGTTTCCGAATTTTTGGCCAGACATCGTCCCATGCCTTTGTGGTAG